In Pedobacter sp. W3I1, one DNA window encodes the following:
- a CDS encoding MFS transporter — MQITQKLSRADILLMAFCTGLIVANIYYCQPLVILIAKDFNLTETDAGRITYLTQIGYALGLFLLVPLGDMFERKKQILVITGLAILALLIAAVSRTFFVLEIASVLIGGCSIVPQLILPLAANLSSDENRGANIGMIMSGLLVGILASRAVSGSIGFWLGWRAVYYMAAGICGLLILLMSKRFPQSYPAFKGTYKELMRSMFSYIKTQPALRETSIINFLAFAIISAFWTTMVLYLANPPFNFQTLQIGLFGIAGAAGALAAPLVGKLSDGNNPRKNLMIGFILQIISIALFYFTGSHLYLFVIGIVLIDIGQQAIHVTNQTRIYTLIPEARNRLNTIFMSVSFIGASCGSALGLWLWDQGGWALFCYGMTAIIVLNMLIYQFYGRKNK; from the coding sequence ATGCAGATTACTCAGAAATTATCACGCGCCGATATCCTCCTCATGGCTTTTTGCACGGGCCTAATTGTTGCAAATATTTACTACTGCCAACCTTTAGTCATCTTAATTGCAAAAGATTTTAATCTCACCGAAACCGATGCCGGACGGATTACCTACCTCACGCAGATCGGTTATGCTTTAGGTCTTTTCCTTTTAGTGCCACTGGGTGATATGTTTGAGCGTAAAAAACAAATCCTCGTAATTACCGGTCTCGCTATCCTGGCCTTATTAATTGCTGCTGTTTCGCGCACTTTCTTTGTATTAGAAATTGCCTCTGTTTTAATTGGTGGCTGTTCAATTGTTCCTCAGCTTATTTTGCCCTTAGCGGCTAATTTAAGTAGCGATGAAAACCGAGGAGCCAATATTGGCATGATTATGAGTGGTTTGCTGGTTGGGATCTTAGCCTCGCGGGCAGTAAGTGGGAGCATTGGCTTTTGGTTAGGCTGGAGAGCCGTTTATTATATGGCCGCCGGAATTTGTGGCTTGCTTATTCTTTTAATGTCCAAACGTTTTCCACAAAGCTATCCTGCTTTTAAAGGGACTTACAAAGAACTCATGCGCTCGATGTTCAGTTATATCAAAACCCAACCTGCTTTAAGGGAGACTTCGATTATTAACTTTCTGGCTTTCGCCATTATTAGCGCATTCTGGACTACAATGGTATTATATCTAGCTAACCCTCCCTTTAATTTCCAGACTTTACAGATTGGGTTATTTGGAATTGCTGGTGCTGCAGGCGCATTGGCGGCACCATTGGTTGGGAAATTAAGCGATGGTAACAACCCACGCAAAAATTTAATGATTGGTTTTATATTACAAATTATTAGTATCGCCTTGTTTTATTTTACAGGCAGCCATTTATACTTGTTTGTAATCGGTATTGTACTTATCGATATCGGTCAGCAGGCCATCCATGTAACCAACCAAACCCGGATTTACACCTTAATACCGGAGGCCAGAAACAGACTGAACACCATTTTTATGTCAGTTAGTTTTATTGGTGCCAGCTGCGGCTCTGCATTAGGCTTATGGCTTTGGGACCAAGGCGGATGGGCATTGTTCTGTTATGGAATGACGGCCATAATCGTCTTGAATATGTTAATCTATCAGTTTTACGGAAGAAAAAACAAATAA
- a CDS encoding acyl-CoA carboxylase subunit beta, producing MDKKIALLKDKINQANLGGGQARIDSQHKKGKLTARERIHFLMDEGSFEEIGMMVTHRSTDFGMEREKYLGDGVVTGYGTINGRLTYVFSQDFTVFGGSLSETHAEKICKLMDMAMKNGAPLIGLNDSGGARIQEGVVSLGGYADIFYKNVQASGVIPQLSAIMGPCAGGAVYSPAITDFILMVENTSYMFVTGPNVVKTVTHEEVTSEELGGASTHATKSGVTHFACANEIEAINHVKKLLSYMPQNCEEIAGHLPYEITDESRPELNTFMPENASQPYDIREVIAAVTDTDSFLEVHAAYAENIVVGFARLAGRSIGIVANQPAYLAGVLDSNSSTKAARFVRFCDCFNIPLLVFEDVPGFLPGTDQEWNGIITNGAKLLYAFSEATVPRITVITRKAYGGAYDVMNSKHIGADMNYAWPSAEIAVMGAKGAAEIIFKREITSAENPEEKWLEKEKLYSDIFANPYRAAERGFVDEVIEPVQTRSKLIKAFKMLENKVVNNPRKKHGNIPL from the coding sequence ATGGATAAAAAAATAGCATTACTTAAAGATAAAATAAACCAGGCAAACCTTGGCGGCGGACAAGCTCGAATCGATAGTCAGCATAAAAAAGGTAAACTTACTGCCCGCGAACGCATTCATTTTTTAATGGACGAAGGGAGCTTTGAAGAAATTGGCATGATGGTTACCCACCGAAGTACAGACTTTGGTATGGAACGCGAAAAATATCTGGGCGATGGTGTAGTAACAGGTTATGGAACAATTAATGGCAGGCTAACTTATGTATTTTCTCAGGATTTTACTGTGTTTGGTGGCTCACTCTCTGAAACCCATGCAGAGAAAATTTGCAAGCTTATGGATATGGCCATGAAAAACGGCGCTCCGTTAATCGGTTTAAACGATAGTGGTGGCGCCCGCATTCAGGAAGGTGTTGTTTCTTTGGGTGGTTATGCCGATATCTTTTACAAAAATGTACAGGCTTCGGGTGTAATTCCACAGCTATCGGCCATAATGGGCCCATGTGCAGGTGGTGCTGTTTATTCTCCAGCCATTACCGATTTTATTTTAATGGTAGAAAATACGTCTTATATGTTTGTTACCGGCCCAAATGTGGTTAAGACGGTAACGCACGAAGAAGTAACTTCTGAAGAATTAGGAGGCGCCAGTACACATGCTACAAAGTCGGGGGTTACCCATTTTGCCTGTGCCAATGAAATCGAAGCGATTAACCATGTAAAGAAGCTACTGAGCTATATGCCGCAAAATTGCGAGGAAATAGCCGGTCATTTACCTTACGAAATAACCGATGAAAGCCGGCCAGAACTAAACACTTTTATGCCCGAAAATGCTTCGCAACCTTACGATATACGTGAAGTGATTGCTGCTGTAACCGATACGGATAGCTTTTTAGAAGTTCATGCAGCTTATGCTGAAAATATTGTGGTGGGCTTTGCGCGCCTTGCAGGGAGAAGTATTGGTATCGTAGCCAATCAACCGGCCTATTTAGCAGGTGTTTTGGACAGTAATTCTTCAACCAAAGCAGCCCGATTTGTCCGTTTTTGCGATTGCTTTAATATTCCATTATTGGTATTTGAAGATGTTCCTGGTTTTTTACCTGGTACAGATCAGGAGTGGAATGGTATTATCACCAATGGTGCAAAATTATTGTATGCTTTTAGCGAAGCCACGGTGCCACGTATCACGGTGATTACCAGAAAGGCTTACGGTGGCGCTTACGATGTAATGAACAGCAAACATATTGGTGCAGATATGAATTACGCCTGGCCAAGTGCAGAAATTGCCGTAATGGGCGCGAAAGGTGCCGCAGAAATTATTTTTAAAAGAGAAATTACTTCAGCAGAAAACCCTGAAGAAAAATGGCTGGAGAAAGAAAAATTATATTCAGATATCTTTGCCAACCCTTATCGTGCTGCCGAACGTGGTTTTGTTGATGAAGTGATTGAACCAGTTCAAACCCGTTCAAAGTTGATAAAAGCCTTTAAAATGTTGGAAAATAAGGTGGTGAATAATCCAAGAAAGAAACATGGAAATATACCTTTGTAG